A genomic segment from Aegilops tauschii subsp. strangulata cultivar AL8/78 chromosome 1, Aet v6.0, whole genome shotgun sequence encodes:
- the LOC109781940 gene encoding Bowman-Birk type proteinase inhibitor B6: MKNTKLVAIIVLHAIRVMGILVHVNADYFPKCCDKCRSFSGVDVCDDAHPQCPKGCSACRAMQTGRVKMFRCADMRSTINDTCGPRCKKN, translated from the exons ATGAAGAACACCAAGCTCGTGGCGATCATTGTCCTCCATGCCATCCGGGTCATGGGAATCCTTGTACACGTGAATG CCGACTACTTCCCCAAGTGTTGCGACAAATGCAGGTCGTTCTCGGGGGTCGACGTATGTGACGACGCCCATCCTCAGTGCCCCAAGGGATGCTCCGCATGCCGGGCGATGCAGACGGGCCGTGTCAAGATGTTCCGGTGCGCCGACATGCGCTCCACCATCAACGACACATGCGGCCCGCGCTGCAAGAAGAACTGA